The sequence below is a genomic window from Gossypium hirsutum isolate 1008001.06 chromosome A11, Gossypium_hirsutum_v2.1, whole genome shotgun sequence.
agaaatatttatatataaaatcactaaatattaagtaaaaataatatattttaaaaattaaaaaaatattatgtacgAGTTTAAATGAGTTCGAGTTAGTCATTTATAAATATGGATTAACTTGAATAAATTTTGAGGTAATATTTTGAGTAAGACCGTATTTAACAAACTATGTATACAGTTAATTAATATCATACATAAACCCAGATTTGATTCATGAATATCACAAAATTTTAagcataatgtcaaatttagccttttggttaatttttttttcaatttagcccttatacttttttagctaaatttgacccTCAACCTTTTAAAAAGGATCAAATTTAACCATCAACATTTCAAAAAGAGTCAAATGGTTGGCCTTTTAACAGAAACTCTGACTGAAACATTAACTTTTTAAACATGACAACCTACATGACAATCCACATGTTCtccatgttattttttaaaatttttaattaactttttatatgctttttgaattttttaaattttgaatatttgataaattttagatTATGTGGTGACATGGCATATAAGACAAAGAGTGTCATTTTAGCATGAAGTATAAGTGAACTGCCACGCAGGTTACCACATCAACATCgctaaaaaattaatgttttaatcagcatttctattaaaaaaatctatttgaatctttttaaaaggtaaaatgtcaaatttagttcaaaaaagGAATAAggccaaattgataaaaatatatataaatattgaaggctaaatttgataatatgtcaTTTTTTTATCAAGAATTCCTTTAATTGAGAGTGTATTAAgtaaacataatattttttttttagaacCAAAGCATCTTTCAAGTCCAGCtcatagaaattatttttttaaagttgattatTCTTCCTAACAATGTCATCTTTAAAGTTTTGAACTCGaagattttcttttaaaagtgCAATGTAAAAGTTGTCTTCAAAGTTTTGAACTCAGAAAATCTCCTTTTTAAAGTgaaatgtaaattatgtaaggccacttttttaaaaaattaattaacttatatgAGCgtaaagtttaattaattactGCATGCAAGCGGCAGATCTGAAGAGTTAAAAATCCATCATTTTCATGCATGATTTGCATTACCTTTCCCTTAGATATCGGcccaaaagaaaaaagataaaaactTCTTTTTACGTTTTGCCTTTATAATCATTGCTACAACTTTTTAACCCTTTTTTCAAGTGCACGAGCAAGCAAAAGAGGAACCAAGCATGCCTGTTTAGTACCCATCAAGcccaaatatcaaaatattaaacctAAAAGTAAAAAGGATCAAACTAGgcccaaatttaaataaataaataaataacagtgGCCTTATTGTAGATTTTGTGGCTATGAACAACTAAACAAACCAAATAAAACGATAACCACAAAAACTAGATAAGCATTATCAACATTTGCTTGGGAAAAACAGAACCCAACATTTGATGCATGATTTGCATTAAGAAAACAGTAAAAATCCCATTTAATTACTCAATCTAAACGATTCAGACATTAATATTTAATACTTTGTATTGTATGCATCCCAATTGGACCCTCAAAAGTGCAAAATGGCATTGCAGCAGTATTTTCATGCTTGTAAATACGTCTCCCGAAACAAAGTTTACATGACACAATCATCCAACAATAGGCAAGGAAAGTCCCCGGCGGAGGAATTCGCACCGCTAGCCACCACATTCAGGCGGCGCTTGCTTGCCGGAGTCGGTTCAGCTTCCCTTGTAGCTGTTGGTGCAAATTTTGGTGGCTTAACAAGTTTCCTCCTGGGGTTGGTACCTGAGAGTGGTCGGAGTTTGAAGCTGGACGTGCTTTATCCAATAGAAGGATACAGTCGTCGGATTGAAAACAATGAAGGATTTGGTTAGTAAGTTCTACATAACCTGACTTGTTCCTCAAGTAACTTCGATTTCATTCGTGGGATTAATTCGTTAACTTGGATGTTGTTTTTGTGTTGAGATTTTTGAAATGCAGAGTTCATATATCCGGCGAGTTGGGTTGGTGATCAAAGGTTGCTATATAGAGCAGCTGAGAGATTAGAGAGATCACTTGATCCACTGCCTACCAATAGTCCGAAATCCGGTAACCGTCCCAGGAAGAATGTGAACGAACCAATCGTTGCATATGGTCCGCCTGGTTCAAGCGGGGAGCTGAATGTTAGTGTCATTGTTTCACCAGTTCCCCTAGACTTCTCGTGAGTACTACTATAATATCACTTCTATATTAATGCATACCTACCAATTAGCTAGGTTGGCTTTGTTTTAAATTGGAATGCTAGGTTGGGTTTGTTTTAGATTGGGCGAATATGGGTTTAAATTGATttcagttttgaaaattttgagttattttggatTTGGATTATTTAATCAAGTTATTTAGGTTGGGTTATTTCAAGTTTTGTCATTTTAAATTTGACCATTCTGGTTTAGGTGATTTTAGTTTGAATCATTTGGAGTTCGTGTTAATTTGGATTCATGTTATTTAAGTCTGTCATTTAAATTTTTCGAGTTGTGTCATTTCagatttgattattttcgatttgatttattccaaatttgattattttgggtTTGGGTCATTTTGATTTGCGTTATTTTAAGTTTGGGTTTATTTGAATTCGGGTCATTCAAGTTGGCAAATTGCATTTTCAAGTTGGGTCCTTTCAAATTtagatattttctttattattttgagttcaaatcttttgatatttttgggttttgatatcatttttatttcaaatcattttaagattgtattattaacttttttataaCTAAATTAGATTAGACTGAGTCTGAATTGGGCAGGTAGAGGACTTgctaattatttcaattaaatttttagatttcatCCAAGACCATTCCAAGTGAATGTGACCCTCTAAcagatttactacaatttacatcttgcttttcttctttgtttcatAGAATTGAAACATTTGGAGGGCCGAAAGAGGTGGGTGAAGCGGTGGTTAAAACGATAACTGGGCAACGCTCTGATGTGAAAGGAACGTTGATAGAATCAACAATGAGAGAAGATCCTAAGATGAATGTGAAGTATTATGAGCTAGAATTCAAGGTTGAAAGTCCATCATTCAAGCGGCATAACGTTGCCGTTTGTTGTGCTCGTGGAGGTAGGCTATTCACCCTAAATGCACAAGCGGCGGAATCGGCATGGCCGGAGTTGAAGTCGGCATTTTATAGAATTGCTAACTCCTTTAATCTCACCTCTTGACATGGAGTTTCAATTTAGCTTGTATGTCCTCCTAACAAAGTTTTTCAAggatgaataaaaaaaaaaaacaaaaatttagtagggctgaaatttaattatattttttcatagatcaaaatataagttaattgtatattaatttataatttcatcatttttgaaggggctaaacaaaaaatttttcacttttagggggtaaagtgaattttactatatattaatttataattttttatttataggaggattgaattataaattttttattatggagaatcaaaatgCAACTTcactatatattattttatagtttatttgtttataggaagactaaattgaaaaaaattgttgcAGGGGTCAAGAACCTTGCCTGTCGCCGTTCAGATTAGCTTTTGAAGTTTTTTAAGGTTTTTTGATATCAACGTCGTATGCAATTGGTTATATACATGTAACTTGGacacaataaattttaaacaaatcaatATTTGTCGAGTTAAATGATAAGAAACTTGAAATCTCTTAAGCAAAGTCTTAGATTTGAATCTTAAAGATGGAGAGAACAATGGTAAAAGAGTTTACTTTTCATTTAGAGATCTCACCTAACTTAATTTTAAATCTAATCAAAACTTAATGTAATTACTAGagaaaaataacaatatttattgggaaacatttaatttaatattttttgtgtttttgatgtattatatttttaaaattttttatataatttttttaatacaggTGGATTGGGCTAAGTCtaagttttagcatttttgttCAGGTCAAACTTGAACAAAAGACTCATTTTTCGAGTCGAGTCGGGCCCTAACATGTCAAtcaagcctaaaattttgttagaatcCTACCCATGAACAATTCTAAGTGAAATTAGTGTATGCCTCTAATTGAATAATGATCGAGTCTAAAATATTTTACATTGAGACTTAAATTCAATTTTGTCCGACGACTTTATAATATaaaatcttttacttaatttattttataattaaatttaaaagaagaatgttcatgccaatcgagctaagactcaattgacaatttaaataaatttttacacTTTAATAGTTTGTTTTACGTGATTTTAATAAGTTTGATATTTGTGTCACGGATATATAACATTTCACGCtaccatatattttaattattttacattttttatcatATCTTAAATTATTCTgaatttcatataatttattatagtaattaaaattaaaatttaattttaaatttatttaattaaatttataccattacattttttataaattaacaaTGAAAACTGGGTTAGAGTATCAAATGAACTAATATAACTTAGACACGTTGTTAAATTGAGCTTTCAGATTTAACAAAATTCATGAGATTTAAACATTTCATTTAATGACAAGACTTGAAAAGAGTCAAGAGTGAGATCCAATTTTCCAAACACAACAGGCCAACTGCCAAAAAATACATCCTTTACGACACCTCCTCCTCACTCAGAAATCTGATCTCTCAGATCAAATCTAAATTACCTGCAAAACTAACAACAAAAGATCACAAATGGCGACGATGGCGAGGACAAACACTGGCCTCGCCTACCCCGACCGCTTTTACGCCGCCGCTTCTTACGCTGGATTCGGCGGATCTCCCAATTCTGCCAACAAAGACGTCGCCTCCAAGTTCTCCAACGAAGTTGCTTTGATCCTCTATGCCTTATACCAGCAGGTCATTTCACCGTTCTCATTCCTGATTCCTCTCttcatctttgttcttttttttatcgGATCTTGCCTAATTTCTAACAATGTCCCGTCTATCTTATTTCAGCTGAGGATTTCGCATGTTagattgattattttttatgttttgtatgtTGTT
It includes:
- the LOC107887623 gene encoding psbP domain-containing protein 7, chloroplastic, translating into MALQQYFHACKYVSRNKVYMTQSSNNRQGKSPAEEFAPLATTFRRRLLAGVGSASLVAVGANFGGLTSFLLGLVPESGRSLKLDVLYPIEGYSRRIENNEGFEFIYPASWVGDQRLLYRAAERLERSLDPLPTNSPKSGNRPRKNVNEPIVAYGPPGSSGELNVSVIVSPVPLDFSIETFGGPKEVGEAVVKTITGQRSDVKGTLIESTMREDPKMNVKYYELEFKVESPSFKRHNVAVCCARGGRLFTLNAQAAESAWPELKSAFYRIANSFNLTS